The proteins below are encoded in one region of Oryzias melastigma strain HK-1 linkage group LG9, ASM292280v2, whole genome shotgun sequence:
- the si:ch211-12e13.1 gene encoding uncharacterized protein si:ch211-12e13.1 isoform X1, translating to MRAYIIASGSALSACLVYVYIYRSHRSVETHVLDSNKLPSLVYLYAKYWMRILTRKPGVLHAAAATEVEYSLVNCRLQRTVFRRFCSAAGYGWDYPDAEFRDIPLCFPEFLCSKLLLLLLTDENFRLSPAGLVRVRQSLQTLQPVDELKKGPFSLQARVLGYQQTRTGAEVDIRLSATSRSGSTVWESVLTFLSEGRGSLKSADESQQHHGEQASGNEKLVELQAPWRASFQSSWSFSSCSPQQIFSLAARFLSLGSGTASGLWMLSVCLAEIEKHKGVEVVTSPVKVKAHFTEPLLVPGRVTIRFWDKNKDQSSEKDHSFCMEHHGRSTPLLTGVISRTQFN from the exons ATGAGAGCTTACATTATCGCTTCGGGCTCTGCGCTTTCTGCGTGTTTagtttatgtttacatttaccGCTCTCACAGGTCGGTAGAAACGCACGTGCTAGACAGTAACAAACTTCCTAGTTTGGTTTATCTCTACGCAAAATACTGGATGAGGATTCTCACGCGGAAACCAGGTGTCCTGCATGCGGCAGCCGCGACGGAGGTCGAGTATAGCTTGGTTAACTGCAG GCTGCAGAGGACTGTGTTCAGGAGGTTCTGCAGTGCTGCAGGTTATGGCTGGGATTACCCGGATGCTGAATTCAGAGACATCCCGCTGTGTTTCCCAGAATTCCTGTGTTCCAAACTTCTGCTTTTGCTGCTGACTGATGAAAACTTCAGGCTCAGTCCAGCAG GACTCGTCCGGGTGCGTCAGAGCCTGCAGACGCTTCAGCCCGTCGATGAGCTGAAGAAGGGTCCGTTCTCGCTGCAGGCCAGAGTTCTGGGGTATCAGCAGACCCGTACGGGGGCAGAGGTGGACATTCGCCTGTCTGCCACCTCCCGCTCTGGATCCACAGTGTGGGAAAGCGTGCTGACCTTCCTTTCTGAAGGGAGAGGTTCACTCAAGAGTGCAGACGAGAGTCAGCAGCATCACG GCGAGCAAGCATCTGGTAACGAGAAGCTTGTGGAGCTCCAAGCCCCCTGGAGAGCTAGCTTCCAGAGCTCATGGTCGTTCTCCAGCTGCTCCCCTCAGCAGATATTCTCTCTGGCAGCCAGGTTCCTCAGCCTCGGTTCAGGCACGGCTTCAGGCCTCTGGatgctgtctgtctgtttggCTGAAATAGAAAAGCACAAAG GAGTAGAAGTCGTCACATCTCCAGTCAAAGTCAAGGCACACTTCACAGAGCCCCTTCTGGTGCCAGGGAGAGTAACCATCCGCTTTTGGGACAAAAACAAGGATCAGTCTTCTGAAAAAGATCACAGCTTCTGCATGGAGCACCACGGACGCAGCACACCCCTCTTGACCGGGGTGATCTCAAGGACTCAATtcaattag
- the si:ch211-12e13.1 gene encoding uncharacterized protein si:ch211-12e13.1 isoform X2 encodes MRQPRRRSSIAWLTAEFLCSKLLLLLLTDENFRLSPAGLVRVRQSLQTLQPVDELKKGPFSLQARVLGYQQTRTGAEVDIRLSATSRSGSTVWESVLTFLSEGRGSLKSADESQQHHGEQASGNEKLVELQAPWRASFQSSWSFSSCSPQQIFSLAARFLSLGSGTASGLWMLSVCLAEIEKHKGVEVVTSPVKVKAHFTEPLLVPGRVTIRFWDKNKDQSSEKDHSFCMEHHGRSTPLLTGVISRTQFN; translated from the exons ATGCGGCAGCCGCGACGGAGGTCGAGTATAGCTTGGTTAACTGCAG AATTCCTGTGTTCCAAACTTCTGCTTTTGCTGCTGACTGATGAAAACTTCAGGCTCAGTCCAGCAG GACTCGTCCGGGTGCGTCAGAGCCTGCAGACGCTTCAGCCCGTCGATGAGCTGAAGAAGGGTCCGTTCTCGCTGCAGGCCAGAGTTCTGGGGTATCAGCAGACCCGTACGGGGGCAGAGGTGGACATTCGCCTGTCTGCCACCTCCCGCTCTGGATCCACAGTGTGGGAAAGCGTGCTGACCTTCCTTTCTGAAGGGAGAGGTTCACTCAAGAGTGCAGACGAGAGTCAGCAGCATCACG GCGAGCAAGCATCTGGTAACGAGAAGCTTGTGGAGCTCCAAGCCCCCTGGAGAGCTAGCTTCCAGAGCTCATGGTCGTTCTCCAGCTGCTCCCCTCAGCAGATATTCTCTCTGGCAGCCAGGTTCCTCAGCCTCGGTTCAGGCACGGCTTCAGGCCTCTGGatgctgtctgtctgtttggCTGAAATAGAAAAGCACAAAG GAGTAGAAGTCGTCACATCTCCAGTCAAAGTCAAGGCACACTTCACAGAGCCCCTTCTGGTGCCAGGGAGAGTAACCATCCGCTTTTGGGACAAAAACAAGGATCAGTCTTCTGAAAAAGATCACAGCTTCTGCATGGAGCACCACGGACGCAGCACACCCCTCTTGACCGGGGTGATCTCAAGGACTCAATtcaattag
- the LOC112148404 gene encoding immediate early response 3-interacting protein 1: protein MAFTLYSLIQAAILCVNAVAVLHEERFLSKIGWGADQSVGGFGDEPGVKAQLMNLVRSVRTVMRVPLIGVNSVCIVLLLLFG, encoded by the exons ATGGCATTTACTTTATATTCACTAATCCAAGCAGCTATCCTGTGCGTCAATGCTGTGGCTGTGCTACACGAAGAAaggtttttaagtaaaa TTGGCTGGGGGGCGGACCAAAGTGTCGGAGGATTTGGGGATGAACCAGGCGTCAAAGCGCAGCTGATGAATCTGGTCCGCTCTGTAAGGACGGTGATGAGAG TGCCACTCATAGGGGTAAACTCAGTCTGCATCgtgctgctgcttctgtttgGATGA